The following are encoded in a window of Flavobacterium cupriresistens genomic DNA:
- a CDS encoding TonB-dependent siderophore receptor codes for MKYILLFGLSILSLTSYGQQYTNNDSGSSINDTVKKRKGEELKSVIITTNREPKPVTAVRSGLKPMDNPQSIQVIGSEVIEQQQAIRLSDVIKNANGVYVSSARGGAQESFFSRGYDMSANNMFKNGFRYNSGSIPDVSGLEKVEFLKGGSALLFGNVAPGGILNLVTKTPLFKAGGEISMQMGSYAFYKPSFDFYGPLSKSVAFRINGSYENSESFRDVVKNERLYINPSLLFVINPKTQITVQGDYLTADWTPDFGTGIIGKEILDLPRNAFYGSLWSNGTTKSASASVLLNHDFNKNWKLNFNSSFQSYDRAQLSTAQLSGLETYATPGDWNRGLSKTKNLEQILGDQLSLQGNFYTGSVKHQLYTGVDWENSFATAYTYTFDEKYVQTGTKNGLPVYGPTLYDTINLFTFDPNTQRKDIPTTDRATAISKTDTNRFGVYFQDLVSITEKFKVLAGLRWSWQETEVSTYSEILNAAKTAQVVAPENATAVVAPKKLDNAFSPKVGLIYQPIKEISLFGSYSSSFTPNTGTTVDSKPIAPSIIDQYETGIKIDFLQGMLTTNVTVYQITNSNLAQTAEFDANGALNVNSQLKVLGGGTRSKGVEIDVTATPVEGLSVNAGYSYNDMRYTNTSGTNGSFVEGDRVARTPQTTANLSFFYKLNDGMFKGLSFGAIGNYIGNRLGGWNDDYLWTENKPATNPKTYTVTIRDRDIPLEAYTTIDVSAGYEWRKFSILCKLSNVTNELNYTVHENYSVNPIAPRQIMTSLKYKF; via the coding sequence ATGAAATATATTCTACTCTTCGGATTATCCATTCTAAGCTTAACCTCTTACGGTCAGCAATATACAAACAATGATAGTGGTAGTTCGATAAACGATACTGTTAAAAAAAGAAAAGGTGAAGAGCTTAAAAGCGTTATCATTACAACTAACAGAGAGCCTAAACCAGTTACCGCAGTTCGTTCGGGTTTAAAACCAATGGACAACCCACAAAGCATACAAGTGATCGGTTCTGAAGTAATCGAACAACAACAAGCCATTCGTTTGAGTGATGTTATAAAAAATGCCAATGGTGTTTATGTGAGCTCTGCTCGTGGTGGCGCGCAAGAATCTTTCTTCTCAAGAGGATATGATATGTCTGCCAATAATATGTTTAAAAATGGATTCCGTTACAATTCGGGCTCTATTCCTGATGTTTCAGGTTTAGAGAAAGTGGAATTTCTAAAAGGGGGTTCTGCACTATTATTCGGAAATGTAGCTCCGGGTGGAATCTTAAACCTGGTTACTAAAACTCCATTATTTAAAGCAGGTGGTGAAATCTCCATGCAAATGGGAAGTTATGCTTTCTACAAGCCTTCTTTTGATTTTTATGGTCCGCTTAGTAAATCCGTTGCTTTTAGAATAAACGGTTCTTACGAAAACTCGGAAAGTTTCAGAGATGTTGTGAAAAACGAGCGTTTGTACATCAATCCGTCTTTACTTTTTGTGATCAATCCAAAAACACAAATTACTGTTCAGGGAGATTACCTGACAGCAGATTGGACTCCTGATTTCGGAACAGGAATTATAGGAAAAGAAATCCTTGATTTACCTCGTAATGCTTTTTACGGATCTCTTTGGTCTAATGGTACTACCAAATCAGCCAGTGCTTCGGTTTTATTGAACCATGATTTTAATAAAAACTGGAAACTTAATTTCAATAGTTCTTTCCAAAGTTACGATAGAGCTCAATTGTCAACAGCTCAATTATCTGGCTTAGAAACCTATGCAACTCCTGGTGATTGGAATAGAGGTTTGTCAAAAACTAAAAACCTAGAGCAAATACTTGGAGACCAATTGAGTTTACAAGGAAATTTCTATACCGGATCGGTAAAACACCAATTATATACGGGTGTCGATTGGGAAAACTCTTTCGCGACTGCTTATACCTATACATTTGACGAAAAATATGTTCAAACAGGTACAAAGAATGGACTACCAGTATATGGACCAACATTGTACGACACCATAAACTTATTTACGTTTGATCCTAATACTCAAAGAAAAGATATCCCTACTACAGACAGAGCAACTGCAATAAGCAAAACTGACACTAATCGTTTTGGGGTTTATTTTCAAGATTTAGTTTCGATTACAGAAAAATTCAAAGTACTGGCTGGTCTTCGTTGGTCTTGGCAGGAAACAGAAGTTAGTACTTATTCAGAAATATTAAATGCTGCTAAAACGGCTCAAGTTGTAGCTCCAGAAAACGCGACAGCTGTTGTTGCTCCTAAAAAATTAGACAATGCTTTTTCTCCAAAAGTGGGATTAATCTACCAACCAATAAAAGAAATCTCTTTATTTGGTAGCTACTCAAGCTCGTTTACACCAAATACCGGAACAACTGTTGACTCAAAACCAATCGCCCCTTCTATTATTGACCAATACGAAACAGGGATTAAAATAGACTTCTTACAAGGAATGTTGACTACAAACGTTACCGTTTACCAAATCACCAACAGTAACCTGGCACAAACAGCAGAATTTGACGCAAACGGAGCTCTTAATGTAAATTCACAATTAAAAGTATTAGGCGGAGGAACAAGAAGTAAAGGTGTGGAAATTGATGTTACAGCAACTCCAGTAGAAGGTCTTTCTGTAAATGCAGGTTACAGTTATAACGATATGCGTTATACCAATACTTCAGGAACAAACGGAAGTTTTGTTGAAGGGGATCGTGTAGCAAGAACGCCACAGACTACAGCTAATTTAAGTTTCTTCTACAAACTAAATGACGGAATGTTTAAAGGTCTTTCATTCGGAGCCATCGGAAACTACATCGGGAATCGTTTAGGCGGATGGAATGATGATTATTTATGGACAGAAAATAAACCTGCAACAAACCCGAAAACATACACCGTAACTATTAGAGATCGTGATATTCCTTTAGAAGCATATACTACTATTGATGTATCTGCCGGTTATGAGTGGAGAAAATTCTCTATTCTATGTAAATTATCTAATGTTACAAACGAATTAAATTATACGGTTCACGAAAATTACAGCGTAAACCCAATCGCACCGCGTCAGATTATGACAAGCCTTAAATATAAGTTCTAA
- a CDS encoding DUF4198 domain-containing protein, whose translation MKSNTLKTITFLFLMFVAAPQLFAHALWIDTKATGTKGKAQEISIYFGEFSENDITKADKWFSDLKDFSLVLISPSKKETKLTAKALDNRYQAFFTPDEDGVYTVVMHHTVKDVYGTMKLDYNSSATVVVGNKTAGNTATANKNTISVFSENADVAKKDTKIAGLALFDGAIAKETKIKVIAPNGWEKELWTNDKGEFSFTPIWSGNYMVEYAHTDKAEGEHNGKKYNEIWKMATYQITVK comes from the coding sequence ATGAAATCAAACACTTTAAAAACAATAACATTTTTATTTTTAATGTTCGTTGCTGCCCCTCAATTATTTGCTCACGCACTTTGGATTGATACTAAAGCTACCGGAACAAAAGGAAAAGCACAGGAAATTTCAATTTACTTTGGAGAATTCTCTGAAAACGATATTACAAAAGCAGATAAATGGTTTTCTGATTTAAAAGATTTCTCTTTGGTATTGATCAGTCCATCGAAAAAAGAAACTAAGCTAACGGCAAAAGCTTTAGACAACAGATACCAAGCCTTTTTTACTCCCGATGAAGACGGTGTTTATACGGTTGTGATGCACCATACCGTAAAAGATGTTTACGGTACAATGAAATTAGATTACAATTCAAGTGCAACAGTAGTAGTTGGAAACAAAACTGCCGGAAATACTGCTACAGCAAACAAAAATACAATTAGTGTATTTTCTGAAAATGCCGATGTTGCTAAAAAAGATACCAAAATAGCAGGACTTGCTTTATTTGATGGTGCTATTGCAAAAGAGACCAAAATTAAAGTAATTGCTCCAAACGGTTGGGAAAAAGAGCTTTGGACGAATGACAAAGGAGAATTTTCATTCACTCCGATCTGGTCAGGAAATTACATGGTAGAATATGCACACACTGATAAAGCAGAAGGTGAGCATAACGGTAAAAAATACAATGAAATCTGGAAAATGGCTACTTACCAAATTACAGTAAAATAA
- a CDS encoding TonB-dependent receptor yields MNELKYCKKFILVLSIFMLSIGTSFAQQGGTINGKIETSDGKAAEGVSVSIKGTNKNTIARNNGFFELKNVPAGTQTLIVTLVGYNDLLQQVTVNAGEITNLNLKLDLSNTELNQVVVLSNKSAFKTNRISSSLRLQSAIIEIPQNIQVITGKLMQDQQIFDMLEGVTRNVSGATRVEHWDNYANITMRGSQVAAFRNGMNVSTTWGPLTEDMSLVERIEFVKGPAGFMLANGNPSGFYNVVTKKPSGRNKAEASLSYGSFDMYRGTIDLDGKLTKDGKLLYRFNAMGEKKNSFRDFDFNDRYTFAPVLKYLATDKTAITLEYTQQFSKVNAIGSNYLFMQNDYQELPRSSTTSEPNLDATTMLERSILGIIEHKFDDNWKVTLQGSYLNFKQQGLSLWPTGFEKNKVGILKRAGSIWDVLGKTYMIQAFANGSFQTGPISHKILGGIDMSNKAYYHDFGQSFVMSDLDIYNPVHGTLAESPVFDRSKSIKERGTAYKNSYTASYVQDEIGFFENSLRLTLAGRFTLLQASNDYSGGTSNEKFTPRVGLSYSLDKNNAFYFVRDQSFTENYGTDVNEKSFKPQTGTNLELGYKRDWFNGKWNSVVAAYQITMNNVLTPDLENPYSGTKQNFKENGQQKVKGVEVDVRGEILKNFDVILNYAFTQGKITKDSHENLIGNQIPGSTRHIQNTWLNYRFDNGLLNGFGASLGYQYQVKRAPWFISNGNSGTLPDYFRVDGGLSYQNKKVSVNLIVNNIFNKYLYSGGYYAYSDMYYLQAEAGTNARVTVTYKF; encoded by the coding sequence ATGAATGAATTGAAGTATTGCAAAAAATTTATACTGGTCTTAAGTATTTTTATGCTTTCTATAGGGACATCTTTTGCACAACAGGGAGGAACTATAAACGGTAAAATTGAAACCAGCGATGGTAAAGCGGCAGAAGGAGTATCTGTCTCTATTAAAGGTACAAACAAAAACACAATTGCCAGAAACAATGGATTTTTTGAGTTAAAAAATGTCCCTGCTGGAACTCAGACCTTAATTGTTACATTAGTGGGTTACAATGACCTACTACAGCAAGTAACCGTTAATGCAGGAGAAATTACTAATTTAAATTTAAAATTAGATTTATCGAATACCGAATTGAATCAGGTGGTGGTTTTGAGTAATAAAAGTGCTTTTAAAACCAATAGAATTTCATCTTCTCTTCGTTTGCAATCAGCCATTATTGAAATTCCGCAAAACATTCAGGTAATTACCGGAAAATTAATGCAGGATCAACAAATTTTTGATATGCTTGAAGGGGTTACCCGTAACGTGAGTGGGGCTACAAGAGTAGAACACTGGGATAATTATGCTAATATCACTATGAGAGGAAGTCAAGTTGCTGCTTTCAGAAATGGTATGAACGTAAGTACAACCTGGGGACCCTTGACCGAAGATATGAGCTTGGTAGAAAGAATAGAATTTGTAAAAGGACCGGCAGGTTTTATGCTTGCCAACGGAAACCCAAGCGGATTTTATAATGTTGTAACTAAAAAACCAAGTGGAAGAAACAAAGCAGAAGCGAGTTTATCTTACGGAAGTTTTGACATGTACAGAGGTACAATAGATCTGGACGGAAAATTGACCAAAGACGGAAAACTTTTATACCGTTTTAATGCGATGGGCGAAAAGAAAAACAGTTTCCGTGATTTTGATTTTAATGACCGTTATACTTTTGCTCCCGTTTTAAAATATTTAGCAACAGACAAAACGGCTATAACACTTGAATATACGCAGCAATTTTCTAAAGTAAATGCGATTGGTAGTAACTATTTGTTTATGCAGAATGATTATCAGGAACTGCCAAGAAGTTCTACTACCTCAGAGCCAAATTTAGATGCAACAACAATGCTTGAGAGAAGTATTTTAGGAATTATCGAACACAAATTTGACGATAACTGGAAGGTAACTTTACAAGGGTCTTATCTAAATTTCAAGCAACAAGGACTGTCTTTATGGCCTACTGGCTTTGAAAAAAATAAAGTTGGAATCCTTAAAAGAGCCGGAAGTATTTGGGATGTTTTAGGAAAAACCTATATGATACAAGCTTTTGCAAATGGTTCTTTCCAAACGGGACCTATTTCTCACAAAATATTGGGAGGAATAGATATGAGCAATAAAGCGTATTATCATGATTTCGGGCAATCTTTTGTAATGTCAGATTTGGACATCTACAATCCGGTACATGGAACTCTTGCTGAATCTCCTGTTTTTGACAGAAGCAAAAGCATAAAAGAAAGAGGCACAGCATACAAGAATAGTTACACCGCAAGCTACGTACAAGATGAAATTGGTTTTTTTGAAAATTCACTTCGCTTGACATTAGCGGGAAGATTTACCTTACTACAAGCCTCTAATGATTATTCTGGCGGAACCTCTAATGAAAAATTTACTCCTCGTGTGGGATTGAGTTATTCTTTAGACAAAAACAATGCTTTTTATTTTGTACGTGATCAATCTTTTACAGAAAATTATGGAACAGATGTGAACGAAAAAAGTTTTAAACCACAAACGGGAACTAATTTAGAACTAGGTTATAAAAGAGACTGGTTCAACGGAAAATGGAATTCTGTTGTTGCGGCTTACCAAATTACGATGAACAATGTACTTACACCGGATTTAGAAAATCCATATAGTGGAACTAAACAAAATTTCAAAGAAAATGGTCAACAAAAAGTAAAAGGTGTTGAGGTCGATGTTAGAGGAGAAATCCTTAAAAACTTTGATGTTATCTTAAATTATGCCTTTACACAAGGTAAAATAACAAAAGATAGCCATGAAAATCTGATTGGAAATCAAATTCCGGGATCTACAAGACATATTCAAAACACTTGGTTAAACTATAGATTTGACAATGGTCTACTAAATGGATTTGGTGCATCATTAGGTTACCAATATCAGGTAAAAAGAGCTCCTTGGTTTATTTCAAATGGTAACAGTGGTACTTTACCGGATTATTTCCGTGTAGACGGAGGTCTGTCTTACCAAAATAAAAAAGTTTCAGTAAATCTTATTGTTAATAACATCTTTAACAAATACTTATACTCAGGAGGTTATTACGCCTATTCTGACATGTATTACCTACAAGCCGAAGCAGGAACCAACGCAAGGGTAACTGTTACTTACAAATTCTAA
- a CDS encoding alpha/beta hydrolase produces MKKFLLLFLLFSFTAVFSQDSITIGSKHRIFSKALNEERTFWIYLPPDYNNSKLAPAKYPVVYLLDAENNFHSFTGLQQSLAKGPYSMTPQMIVIGITNTNRTRDLTPTEANRQAFFDKTKKQFQQSGGNKNFITFLEKELRPYIDTTYRTSGYNVLNGHSFGGLTAVNILLHHTSLFNSYVIIDPSLWWDNEIMNKKADSIFNKKDFAKRSIYLAMANKKSIPQDTTTDMARGIRKFENLLKVKKPKNLRWNFKYYENEDHGTIPIPAEYDGLRFIFEDHLVQVKEAVQDPSLVEQQYAKLSEQLGFSFTPSESYLNWMGNYCLGIDKIDNAVRFFKMATHYYPLSTTAITVLNQTVEKQKTKDKK; encoded by the coding sequence ATGAAAAAATTTCTCCTTCTCTTTCTCTTATTTTCGTTTACTGCTGTGTTTTCACAAGACAGCATCACTATTGGCAGTAAACACCGTATTTTTTCGAAAGCATTGAATGAAGAACGCACTTTTTGGATTTATCTGCCACCGGATTACAACAATTCTAAACTTGCTCCGGCAAAATACCCTGTTGTTTATTTGTTAGATGCCGAAAATAACTTCCATTCCTTTACCGGCCTTCAACAATCATTAGCCAAAGGACCTTATTCTATGACTCCGCAAATGATTGTAATAGGAATCACCAATACTAACCGCACAAGAGATTTAACTCCAACTGAAGCGAATCGTCAGGCCTTTTTTGATAAGACAAAAAAGCAGTTTCAACAAAGCGGCGGCAATAAAAATTTCATCACTTTTTTAGAAAAAGAACTCAGACCTTATATCGATACCACTTACAGAACTTCGGGTTACAATGTTTTAAACGGACACTCTTTTGGAGGCCTGACTGCCGTGAATATTCTACTGCACCACACCTCTTTATTTAATTCTTATGTTATCATTGACCCGAGTCTTTGGTGGGACAATGAAATTATGAACAAAAAAGCCGATTCTATTTTCAATAAAAAGGATTTTGCTAAAAGAAGTATTTATCTGGCTATGGCCAATAAAAAAAGCATCCCTCAGGATACTACAACCGATATGGCCCGAGGAATCAGGAAGTTTGAAAATTTGTTAAAAGTGAAAAAACCTAAAAATCTGCGATGGAATTTTAAATATTACGAAAACGAAGATCATGGAACTATTCCTATTCCGGCAGAGTATGACGGTTTGCGTTTTATTTTTGAAGACCATCTGGTCCAGGTAAAAGAAGCGGTACAAGATCCCTCCTTAGTAGAACAACAATATGCGAAACTTTCTGAACAACTTGGTTTTTCCTTTACCCCTTCTGAAAGTTATCTGAACTGGATGGGAAATTATTGTTTAGGAATTGACAAAATAGATAACGCTGTTCGTTTTTTTAAAATGGCAACCCATTATTACCCATTAAGTACAACTGCCATAACAGTATTAAATCAAACAGTAGAAAAGCAAAAAACAAAGGATAAAAAATAA
- a CDS encoding PepSY-associated TM helix domain-containing protein, producing MTKNPIKRTEKKVKQKSQWSKLNHWLHLWLGLSSGIIVFIVSLTGILFIFCDDIIDGLASDALYVKEVKEQRLTPEEILKAFKKQHPDRKASYFITYRDPKRSVKLASSTKERDLQFSWVDPYTGKVLTSGKAYDFFYVVAHVHSGEMPFGKTGNLIVEISVWIFLIELITGIILWWPKKWNRSTRLQSFTIKKNASFKRLNYDLHNVPGFYNLLPALLITITGLVIVNKTLNKTTHKVFDGFPRSYAAMRDIKPEYDSTKTFAALNPIVKRLFLKDAAVEQVKLSIAAKDSITSLSAVAAKDIGLKGVQNGKTFAINRYTGQEIEIPVKVINGLYIDETTMNLHIGFWAGWLGKIFTLLVGLVCMFLPITGFLIWYGRQNKKKKTSLT from the coding sequence ATGACCAAAAATCCAATTAAAAGAACTGAAAAAAAAGTCAAACAAAAGAGCCAATGGAGCAAATTAAATCACTGGCTCCATTTATGGTTAGGACTAAGTTCGGGTATCATCGTTTTTATTGTTTCACTTACCGGAATATTATTTATTTTTTGTGATGATATTATAGACGGACTGGCTTCTGATGCTTTGTACGTTAAAGAAGTTAAAGAACAAAGATTAACTCCGGAAGAAATCCTAAAAGCTTTTAAAAAACAACATCCCGATCGAAAAGCGAGTTATTTTATTACGTATCGGGATCCAAAACGAAGTGTAAAACTTGCTTCTTCGACCAAAGAAAGAGATTTACAATTCTCATGGGTTGACCCTTATACAGGCAAAGTCTTAACTTCCGGCAAGGCTTACGATTTCTTTTATGTTGTGGCGCATGTTCACAGCGGTGAAATGCCCTTTGGAAAAACCGGAAATCTCATCGTAGAAATCTCCGTTTGGATATTCTTAATCGAACTAATTACAGGAATTATTCTCTGGTGGCCCAAAAAATGGAATCGCTCTACCAGACTTCAGAGTTTCACTATAAAGAAGAATGCCAGTTTTAAACGGCTGAATTATGATCTGCACAATGTACCCGGCTTCTATAATTTACTTCCGGCACTTCTCATTACCATTACCGGTCTGGTCATTGTAAACAAAACTTTAAACAAAACAACGCACAAAGTATTCGATGGTTTCCCTCGCTCTTATGCGGCAATGCGGGATATCAAACCGGAATACGACAGTACTAAAACATTTGCGGCATTAAATCCAATTGTAAAACGGCTGTTCTTAAAAGATGCAGCTGTAGAACAAGTCAAACTTTCTATAGCAGCAAAAGACAGTATCACAAGTCTCTCGGCTGTTGCCGCTAAAGACATTGGTCTGAAGGGCGTTCAAAACGGAAAAACATTCGCAATTAACCGCTACACCGGTCAGGAAATTGAAATTCCGGTAAAAGTGATTAACGGATTGTATATTGATGAAACAACCATGAACCTTCATATTGGCTTCTGGGCTGGATGGCTCGGAAAAATTTTCACGCTCCTTGTTGGTTTAGTCTGTATGTTTCTGCCTATAACAGGATTCTTGATTTGGTACGGCCGTCAAAATAAAAAGAAAAAAACTTCCCTTACTTAA
- a CDS encoding TonB-dependent receptor, whose amino-acid sequence MLNKLFLGAILLCLSITQTFAQQNTGSIKGTVITADDQNAVSVNVIIAELKKSATTDENGVFLFHKVPAGTYQIEINMTGHTPSKQEVTVTTGETATVSFQLQSSLKELNEVVVVSAAKKFAEKKSEFVARLPISNLENPQVYTVVPKELFQEQIAVDFRSALNSAPGLNNVTQSLGSGGIGLSIRMRGFSGASAAGSIRNGMNTNWVTLSDPVNLESIEVIKGPSATLFGSALTTYGGLINRVTKKPFEFTKGEVSYTTGNWALSRTTIDFNTPLNEEKTMLFRVNAALDNQKTWQDQGKSNTFIIAPSFTYKVSDKLTLDFDAELYKGSRNSSWIGLGSGNPTAKNIDQLNFDFKKSYTTDDLQSESKNTNIYARATYQLSDNWVSQTNFSNAYTDNKANYLFLLFNTAANGDVTLQRRLMNINSVFKTTQLQQNFVGTFHTGSIKHRALIGLDYTYISTNDNRWVINSYDAAAGNPALAINGNAAFINMEKYKQLIAALPAPSVVGIRDFRTLSGYVSDVINFTDRFIAMASVRVDRYENKIAKYNQIAVSPKMGLIYQVVKDKVSLFGNYMNGFTNVGPGTTAANPTELTEFKPEQANQIEGGVKVELLGGKLNGTLSYYDIEVKDKVRTDPTNNLYSIQDATQRSKGFEADLIANPIRGLHIILGYGYNESKFTKTNAATQGKRPYSTPANVANLWVSYKILDGQVKGLGFGFGGNTQSDTYINDTNTFKVNGYTVMDATVFYEKQKIRLGLKLNNIANKEYWTSDYWATMMPTRQLVANLTFKF is encoded by the coding sequence ATGTTAAACAAGCTATTTTTAGGGGCAATACTGCTGTGTCTGTCTATAACGCAGACATTTGCACAACAAAACACCGGTTCGATAAAAGGAACCGTAATCACAGCTGATGATCAAAATGCGGTATCGGTAAATGTAATTATAGCTGAATTAAAAAAATCAGCAACTACAGACGAAAATGGTGTGTTCCTTTTTCACAAAGTACCGGCAGGAACGTATCAGATTGAAATTAATATGACGGGACATACACCATCAAAACAAGAAGTAACCGTAACCACAGGAGAAACTGCTACAGTTTCTTTTCAGCTTCAGTCTTCGTTAAAAGAATTAAACGAAGTTGTTGTAGTCTCTGCAGCTAAAAAATTCGCTGAAAAGAAAAGTGAATTTGTTGCAAGACTACCAATTAGTAATCTTGAGAATCCTCAGGTTTATACGGTAGTGCCAAAAGAACTTTTCCAGGAGCAAATTGCAGTTGATTTTAGAAGCGCATTAAATTCAGCACCGGGATTAAATAATGTAACACAAAGTTTGGGATCAGGAGGAATTGGTCTGAGCATCAGAATGCGTGGTTTTAGTGGTGCATCTGCAGCAGGATCTATCCGTAACGGAATGAACACCAACTGGGTAACTTTAAGCGATCCTGTAAATCTGGAAAGCATTGAAGTAATAAAAGGACCATCTGCAACACTCTTCGGATCTGCTTTAACTACCTACGGAGGTCTTATCAACCGCGTAACCAAAAAACCATTTGAATTTACTAAAGGTGAAGTGAGTTACACTACCGGAAACTGGGCGTTAAGTCGAACAACTATAGATTTTAATACGCCTTTGAACGAAGAAAAAACAATGCTTTTTAGAGTAAATGCTGCTCTGGACAATCAAAAAACATGGCAAGATCAAGGAAAAAGCAACACCTTTATAATTGCACCGTCATTTACCTATAAAGTAAGCGATAAATTAACTTTAGATTTTGATGCAGAATTGTACAAAGGAAGTCGTAACTCAAGCTGGATAGGTCTTGGATCCGGGAATCCAACTGCAAAAAATATAGATCAATTGAATTTTGATTTCAAAAAATCATATACAACAGACGATTTACAGTCGGAGTCAAAAAACACTAATATTTACGCCAGAGCTACCTACCAATTGTCTGATAATTGGGTTTCACAGACCAATTTTTCAAATGCTTATACAGACAACAAGGCCAACTATTTGTTCCTCCTTTTTAATACCGCAGCCAATGGTGATGTAACGTTACAAAGAAGGCTAATGAACATCAATAGTGTTTTCAAAACAACACAATTGCAACAAAATTTTGTTGGAACATTTCATACCGGAAGTATAAAACACCGCGCATTGATCGGACTTGATTATACTTACATCAGTACCAACGATAACAGATGGGTCATTAATTCATACGATGCTGCGGCCGGAAATCCTGCATTGGCAATCAACGGAAATGCTGCTTTTATAAACATGGAAAAATACAAACAGCTGATTGCTGCCTTGCCGGCTCCAAGTGTAGTTGGTATCCGAGATTTCAGAACGTTAAGCGGTTATGTATCGGATGTAATTAACTTTACAGACCGATTTATTGCAATGGCCAGTGTGCGTGTTGATCGTTACGAAAACAAAATTGCGAAATACAATCAGATTGCCGTTTCTCCAAAAATGGGTTTGATTTATCAGGTGGTTAAGGATAAAGTCTCTTTATTTGGAAATTATATGAACGGCTTTACCAATGTAGGTCCAGGAACTACAGCTGCAAATCCAACGGAATTAACAGAATTCAAACCAGAACAAGCCAACCAAATTGAAGGTGGTGTGAAGGTTGAATTGTTAGGAGGAAAACTAAACGGAACTTTAAGCTATTATGATATTGAAGTAAAAGATAAAGTCCGTACCGACCCTACTAACAACTTGTATTCTATTCAAGACGCTACTCAAAGAAGCAAAGGTTTTGAGGCAGATTTAATCGCAAATCCAATTAGAGGTTTACACATTATATTAGGGTATGGCTACAACGAAAGTAAATTTACCAAAACAAATGCGGCAACTCAGGGAAAAAGACCTTATTCTACACCTGCCAATGTAGCAAACCTTTGGGTAAGTTATAAAATATTAGATGGTCAAGTAAAAGGACTTGGTTTTGGTTTTGGAGGTAATACACAAAGTGACACCTACATAAACGATACGAATACCTTTAAAGTAAACGGATATACGGTAATGGACGCCACTGTTTTTTACGAAAAACAAAAAATCAGATTGGGTCTAAAACTAAACAACATTGCAAACAAAGAATATTGGACGTCTGATTACTGGGCTACCATGATGCCAACAAGACAATTAGTTGCTAATCTTACTTTCAAATTTTAA